The following are from one region of the Cyclopterus lumpus isolate fCycLum1 chromosome 21, fCycLum1.pri, whole genome shotgun sequence genome:
- the LOC117750759 gene encoding keratin-associated protein 21-1-like, which produces MFGHNQGNQNPPGYPNHPQQMPGGYPQHPPGTAPPMNPSYPQGPYGGQHGPGPGYGPGQGQGHGQGQGHGQGQGQGYGQGHGQGQGQGQGHGQGHSQGHDQCHDHGHGQGHGQGHGQGHGQGQGHGQCHGQGHGQGHGHGHGQGHGHGHGQGHGQGHGQCHGQGHGHKHKDGHKHDKCHKKGKDCHGASSSSCSSDSD; this is translated from the exons ATGTTCGGACACAACCAAG GAAACCAGAACCCTCCTGGTTACCCGAACCATCCTCAGCAGATGCCAGGGGGATACCCTCAACATCCTCCAGGCACTGCACCGCCAATGAACCCTTCTTATCCTCAAGGTCCGTACGGGGGCCAACACGGACCCGGACCTGGTTATGGTCCCGGACAAGGCCAAGGGCACGGACAGGGCCAGGGCCACGGACAGGGCCAGGGACAGGGTTATGGCCAGGGCCACGGACAGGGCCAGGGACAGGGACAGGGTCACGGCCAGGGTCACAGCCAGGGCCATGATCAGTGCCATGACCATGGTCATGGCCAGGGTCACGGTCAGGGCCATGGCCAGGGTCACGGTCAGGGCCAGGGCCATGGACAGTGCCATGGCCAGGGCCACGGCCAGGGCCACGGTCACGGTCACGGTCAGGGCCACGGTCACGGTCACGGTCAGGGTCACGGTCAGGGTCACGGTCAGTGCCATGGGCAAGGCCACGGGCACAAGCACAAGGATGGTCACAAGCATGACAAGTGTCACAAGAAAGGAAAGGACTGTCACGGG gcctccagcagctcctgcagcagcGACTCCGACTAG
- the lss gene encoding lanosterol synthase: protein MTEGTHLRRRGGPYKTEAATDLSRWRLSSVEGRQTWCYVGDQDPPDREQTMLEAHSLGLDTSVFVSGSEAAHTAVDAALKGMLFYSHLQAEDGHWAGDYGGPLFLLPGLLITCHVAKIPLAEAWKKEMVRYLRSVQLPDGGWGLHIEDKSTVFGTALSYISLRILGLEPDDPDVVRARNNLHGKGGAAGIPSWGKFWLAILNVYSWEGMNTLLPEMWLFPTWMPAHPSTLWCHCRQVYLPMSYCYAVRLAAEEDSLVLSLRQELYVQDYATINWPAQRTNVAACDMYTPHSTLLTVAYMVLNVYEAHHSAALRGKAVKELYEHIQADDRFTKCISIGPISKTINMLVRWYVDGPSSPVFQEHVSRIPDYLWLGLDGMKMQGTNGSQLWDTCFAVQAFLEAGAQDNSRLAECLRDAHQFLTITQIPENVPEYQKYYRQMNKGGFPFSTRDCGWIVADCTAEGLKSVMLLQELCPSIGQPATSERLYDAVNVLLSMRNSDSGFATYETKRGGRLLELLNPSEVFGDIMIDYTYVECTSAVMQALKHFQKAYPEHRAEEIRSTLRGGLEYCRKVQRPDGSWEGSWGVCFTYGIWFGLEAFACMGHVYEDGDACVEVQRACRFLLDRQMLDGGWGEDFESCEQRRYVQSGSAQIHNTCWSLLGLMAVRHPDRRAIERGVQLLIDNQLPNGDWPQENISGVFNKSCAISYTSYRNVFTVWTLGRFSTLYPGSPLAGKVKL from the exons ATGACGGAGGGAAC GCACCTGCGGAGGCGAGGGGGGCCGTACAAGACCGAGGCCGCCACAGACCTGAGCCGCTGGAGGCTGAGTAGCGTGGAGGGCAGGCAGACCTGGTGCTATGTGGGAGATCAGGACCCCCCTGACAGAGAGCAGACCATGCTGGAAGCCCATTCCCTGGGCTTGGACACG agtgtgtttgtgtccggcTCTGAAGCTGCCCACACGGCTGTAGACGCAGCTCTGAAAGGAATGCTCTTCTACAGCCACCTCCAGGCCGAGGACGGTCACTGGGCCGGGGACTACGGCGGACCTCTCTTCCTGCTCCCAG GTCTCCTGATCACATGCCACGTGGCTAAGATCCCCCTGGCCGAAGCCTGGAAGAAAGAGATGGTGAGGTACCTGCGCTCTGTGCAGCTGCCGGATGGAGGCTGGGGCCT ACATATCGAAGATAAGTCGACCGTCTTCGGCACGGCGCTGAGCTACATCTCATTGAGGATCCTGGGATTGGAGCCGGATGATCCAGATGTGGTTCGAGCCAGGAACAACTTGCACGGCAAAG gAGGGGCTGCGGGGATTCCCTCATGGGGCAAATTCTGGTTGGCCATCTTGAATGTCTACAGCTGGGAGGGAATGAACACACTGCTCCCAGAGATGTG GCTGTTTCCCACTTGGATGCCGGCCCACCCCTCTACCCTGTGGTGTCACTGCCGCCAGGTCTACCTCCCCATGAGCTACTGCTACGCGGTCAGGCTGGCCGCAGAGGAAGACTCCCTTGTCCTCAGCCTCAGACAG GAGCTGTATGTCCAGGACTACGCCACCATCAACTGGCCCGCTCAGAGGACCAATGTAGCGGCATGTGACATGTACACGCCTCACAGCACACTGCTCACTGTCGCCTACA TGGTGTTGAACGTGTACGAAGCCCACCACAGCGCCGCCCTGAGAGGAAAGGCTGTCAAAGAACTGTATGAACACATCCAGGCCGACGACCGCTTCACTAAATGCATCAGCATTGGACCG ATCTCAAAGACTATCAACATGCTGGTTCGCTGGTATGTGGACGGCCCCTCCTCTCCGGTCTTTCAGGAGCACGTGTCCAGGATCCCAGACTACCTCTG GTTGGGATTGGATGGCATGAAGATGCAG GGGACCAACGGGTCTCAGCTCTGGGACACTTGTTTTGCTGTACAGGCTTTCCTTGAG GCCGGAGCTCAAGATAACTCCAGACTAGCCGAGTGCCTCCGAGACGCCCATCAGTTCCTCACCATCACACAG ATACCTGAGAATGTTCCTGAGTACCAGAAGTACTACAGGCAGATGAACAAG ggAGGCTTCCCCTTCAGTACCCGCGACTGTGGCTGGATCGTGGCCGACTGCACGGCAGAGGGCCTGAAGTCGGTGATGCTGCTGCAGGAGCTTTGTCCCTCCATCGGCCAGCCTGCCACCTCGGAGCGCCTGTACGACGCCGTCAACGTG TTGCTGAGCATGAGAAATTCTGACAGTGGGTTTGCGACGTatgaaacaaagagaggagggagactcCTGGAGCTGCTCAACCCTTCCGAGGTGTTTG gtgacatcaTGATAGATTATACCTATGTGGAATGTACCTCAGCAGTAATGCAGGCTCTGAAACACTTCCAGAAGGCATACCCTGAACATCGTGCGGAGGAGATAag GTCCACTCTAAGAGGAGGACTGGAGTACTGCAGGAAGGTGCAGAGGCCTGACGGATCCTGGGAAGG gtcTTGGGGAGTGTGCTTCACATACGGAATATGGTTTGGCCTTGAAGCCTTCGCCTGTATGGGCCACGTGTACGAGGACGG GGACGCGTGCGTCGAGGTGCAGAGAGCCTGCCGGTTCCTGCTGGACCGGCAGATGCTGGACGGAGGCTGGGGGGAGGACTTTGAGTCTTGCGAGCAGCGGCGCTACGTCCAGAGCGGCAGCGCTCAGATCCACAACACCTGCTGGTCTTTGTTAGGCCTCATGGCCGTCAG gcATCCTGACAGGCGGGCCATTGAGAGAGGAGTGCAGCTGCTGATTGACAACCAGCTGCCCAACGGAGACTGGCCACAG GAGAATATTTCGGGCGTGTTCAACAAGAGCTGCGCGATCAGCTACACCTCCTACAGAAACGTCTTCACGGTCTGGACGCTCGGTCGCTTCTCCACTCTTTACCCCGGCAGTCCGTTGGCTGGGAAGGTGAAACTGTGA
- the LOC117750542 gene encoding polycystic kidney disease protein 1-like 2, with protein MCWTFVHLLTLTTLSCLSEAKVPVGCPDYQRAFGGSCYEFVDLQHSFVSAQAWCEQRGGHLAFIPDEETQYFLQGLSDPEKDVWLGLAPHTDPNLQYSATLKGALSWLDGSPVTYSNWVSRPPPGAACGHAQRQSGFQWEATRDCNQKLHFICQFDAGRSIVCAGRNPSLQCGSGQVLMIDGGFYGRENIHYCRSALSPPATSAGHRCGWVDVVESLTAHCHGRQVCQIAEVVDSLVEPCPQRGSYLSVDHHCKDGLTLSVSTVAAVLDNVAISVEWLLRAPQGKPSCKLSTGDGRVIHLHSPEGLESSEVHKYTRPGTFVVAVECTSSGVHVTARSAVDIQEPVTVFGAVRCFAGRRSFHANGCKTLRRETFLLQMVVKAGSHVTYRIQSGDTLLLRSSVFRGNVPQNVTVTPEMTEHFGPGCHRLTLYASNMVTYHEVCTHLQMCVLEKIGGLQASVLTDGGDYLRSPGLTVGVSLERGAPVLLLFSLTGDNSSHHETREMNTSKDVFRIANPIQVGVVPLYKKFTIDASKPKKEKENSDTSNSKSPGTSDTTTTPTSKSSGTSDTTGNSKSPGTSDTTRNSKSPGTSDTTRNSKSPGTSDTTPTSKSPGTSDTTPTSKSPGTSDTTRNSKSPGTSDTTRNSKSPGTSDTTRNSKSPGTSDTTPTSKSPGTSDTTRNSKSPGTSDTTRNSKSPGTSDTTPTSKSPGTSDTTPTSKSPGTSDTTRNSKSPGTSDTTRNSKSPGTSDTTPTSKSPGTSDTTPTSKSPGTSDTTRNSKSPGTSDTTRNSKSPGTSDTTPTSKSPGTSDTTTTPTSKSPGTSDTTTTPTSKSPGTSDTTPTSKSPGTSDTTTTPTSKSPGTSDTTTTPTSKSPGTSDTTPTSKSPGSSDTTPTSKSPGTSDTTPTAKTSAASPPSTRNNVGGLECSISPRSGTTIDIFTLTCKTEPPCTNCQYCFKTDEGGRLRCSNNDEVKSVFLPLGDGSSNYDLIITATAQNGSFVSSATITATVLDFTATSDSSVKDVKASVENTVAQLKKQSLLSAETVGQLVSSVSDKLNAQSEESSRAARQKLRERLLDIMIDAVKEAPSSTPEEVRVIARGLAAVVQKGTELSSSAQEEASLLFVDLSSHLLLMDVNKSEDNMNVVHAAASSIVEGASAILDYSSNKLVSDALLLSLSNTQSALLAYNNADKAPIIIQQAHVSVFVNSFTFSLPTLPSDILPSEEPVDIRMLSLGKNPFSWNERGNISGPIGALSLSRTDGSSIPVENLSEDIKILMPRPVGEQVNTSFLDLGNYSTTAINVPSGNTTLVLKMAPSKEPLPFKLFLGHMDYPTETNHVAMTEMPHQGATQEERYTWLLDPEDLKGNNGVHYLVVRPIVGPGIKSINATLSITSFAAACKFWDESALEWSTFGCRVGVHTTHSVTQCLCNHLTFFGGSFFVTPNLVDASRTAELFGTFTENPVVVCFVGSLFVAYLLVVVWARRKDIHDTAKVKVTVLEDNDPLDEHRYLLSVSTGHRRGASTSSQVTITLLGAEGTSEPHHLEDPKKCVFERGAVDVFLLTAPFSLGDLQGIRLWHNNSGGHPAWYVGNVVVHDVQTGQKWHFLCNSWLAIDIGDGSLDKVVPVSTEMDLKRFSNLFFMKTAKDFSDGHLWYSVISRPPSSSFTCVQRVSCCFALLLCTMLTSIMFYGIPTDPSEQTMDLGHFEFTWQQFMVGVQSSLIMFPINILIVSIFRNARPRETSCCKRKAKKTDENSSSQATSARNVNVTVDTVVKTMKSNAPCTECEFGPGQQVDINAVLSTVEDFIKLNNKTIDAAQPRTPPEGSPGSTVEGIQKKSNKSQHLYQQLCHIDKELSLLGPSGFPSPHSYSRALQQIQGIKGFLEDQLFTVSCVKPDELTQKKGCCHGGLPWWFVFVGWLLVIGCSFVAGYYTMLYGLKFGKQRSVSWLVSMIISFFQSVLVLQPLKMLCLAVFFALVIKKVEEDDFQNMEFERNLGDRKEQHAVTRDQSLYEPPPAADVEEMRRKQIVEQKAFALLKEILTYMGFMWMLLLVAYGQRDPNAFLLNRHIRDSFVNKTSGSMSLRDVFTWANTSLLSNLFGDRAGYITDGNSKLVGNARLRQLRVLRDSCQIAGPMLQFAPDCNAPYSWEVEDMGSYDTGWNRSERDNTSTSPWTYQTQSQLRAYPIWGKMVLYRGGGYVAELGPDLQNASSTLEYLFRNTWLDVYTRAVFAELTVYNANVNLFCIVTLLLETTAVGAFQFHSELRSVRLYQSTGGLHIFVMAAEIMYLLFILYYMFLQGKLMQQQRWSYFRSKWNLLMLTIILLSWSAVAVFVKRTLLGNRDMTYYQNHKDQFASFYETATADSVLQYLIAFLVLLATFQMWHLLRLNPKMNMITAALLRAWNDISTFLVVIVILLVAYSVASNVIYGWKMSSYRTLMDALLTVISMQIGIFNYDEVLDNNPVLGGLLFGSCVVLMTFVVLNLFLSVILVAFHEEQIHHKPSDEEEIVDLMLKNICSFFGIRYKDTKDTRGPDVNEDAGLALNRSRNPPNDT; from the exons CTCACTGCCACGGCCGGCAGGTCTGCCAGATTGCTGAAGTAGTGGATTCCCTTGTTGAACCCTGTCCTCAGCGGGGGAGCTACCTGTCTGTGGACCACCACTGCAAAGATG GACTCACGCTGTCAGTGAGCACCGTGGCGGCTGTTCTTGACAACGTCGCCATCAGCGTGGAGTGGCTCTTACGTGCGCCTCAGGGAAAGCCCAGCTGCAAGCTGAGCACAGGAGACGGACGAGTTATTCACCTGCATAGTCCAGAGGG GTTGGAGAGCAGCGAGGTGCACAAGTACACTCGTCCAGGCACATTCGTTGTGGCGGTTGAATGCACCAGCAGCGGCGTTCACGTAACGGCTCGGAGCGCAGTTGACATTCAAGAACCCGTCACAGTGTTCGGTGCCGTCAGGTGCTTCGCCGGGCGACGCTCTTTTCACGCAAACGGCTGTAAAACCCTTCGCAGGGAGACGTTTCTCCTTCAGATGGTGGTAAAGGCAG GTTCACATGTGACCTACAGAATCCAGAGTGGTGACACATTGTTGCTGCGGTCATCCGTATTTAGAGGAAACGTCCCACAGAACGTCACAGTGACTCCAGAAATGACGGAGCATTTTGGGCCCGGCTGCCACCGGCTGACCCTCTATGCATCGAACATGGTTACGTACCATGAGGTGTGCACACACCTGCAG ATGTGCGTGTTGGAGAAAATAGGCGGGCTCCAGGCCTCTGTGTTGACAGACGGGGGTGATTATCTACGCTCTCCAGGTCTCACTGTTGGTGTTTCCCTGGAACGAGGAGCGCCGGtgctgctcctcttctctctgaccGGAGACAACAGCTCACACCACGAGACCAGAGAAATGAACACAAGCAAGGACGTCTTTCGTATCGCGAATCCAATTCAAG tgggCGTCGTACCACTTTACAAAAAATTCACCATAGATGCATCAAaacctaaaaaagaaaaagaaaatagtgaCACCAGCAACTCAAAATCACCTGGAACCAGTGACACCACTACCACCCCCACCTCAAAATCATCTGGAACCAGTGACACCACCGGCAACTCAAAATCACCTGGAACCAGTGACACCACCCGCAACTCAAAATCACCTGGAACCAGTGACACCACCCGCAACTCAAAATCACCTGGAACCAGCGACACCACCCCCACCTCAAAATCACCTGGAACCAGCGACACCACCCCCACCTCAAAATCACCTGGAACCAGTGACACCACCCGCAACTCAAAATCACCTGGAACCAGTGACACCACCCGCAACTCAAAATCACCTGGAACCAGTGACACCACCCGCAACTCAAAATCACCTGGAACCAGCGACACCACCCCCACCTCAAAATCACCTGGAACCAGTGACACCACCCGCAACTCAAAATCACCTGGAACCAGTGACACCACCCGCAACTCAAAATCACCTGGAACCAGCGACACCACCCCCACCTCAAAATCACCTGGAACCAGCGACACCACCCCCACCTCAAAATCACCTGGAACCAGTGACACCACCCGCAACTCAAAATCACCTGGAACCAGTGACACCACCCGCAACTCAAAATCACCTGGAACCAGCGACACCACCCCCACCTCAAAATCACCTGGAACCAGCGACACCACCCCCACCTCAAAATCACCTGGAACCAGTGACACCACCCGCAACTCAAAATCACCTGGAACCAGTGACACCACCCGCAACTCAAAATCACCTGGAACCAGCGACACCACCCCCACCTCAAAATCACCTGGAACCAGTGACACCACTACCACCCCCACCTCAAAATCACCTGGAACCAGCGACACCACTACCACCCCCACCTCAAAATCACCTGGAACCAGTGACACCACCCCCACCTCAAAATCACCTGGAACCAGCGACACCACTACCACCCCCACCTCAAAATCACCTGGAACCAGCGACACCACTACCACCCCCACCTCAAAATCACCTGGAACCAGCGACACCACCCCCACCTCAAAATCACCTGGATCCAGTGACACCACCCCCACCTCAAAATCACCTGGAACCAGTGACACCACTCCCACTGCTAAAACCAGTGCTGCGTCTCCACCATCAACCCGCAACAACGTCGGTGGCCTCGAGTGCAGCATATCGCCGCGGAGTGGAACCACCATTGACATTTTCACTCTGACTTGCAAAACTGAACCCCCTTGCACTAACTGTCAGTATTGTTTTAAGACCGATGAAG GTGGCCGTCTGCGTTGCAGTAACAACGACGAAGTGAAGTCTGTCTTCCTTCCTCTCGGAGACGGCAGTTCCAACTACGACCTGATTATCACGGCAACGGCACAGAATGGCAGCTTTGTGTCTAGCGCCACCATAACTGCAACG gTGCTGGATTTCACGGCGACCTCAGATTCTTCAGTCAAGGACGTTAAGGCTTCTGTGGAGAACACCGTGGCTCAGCTAAAGAAACAAAGTCTACTGTCGGCAGAAACCGTGGGACAGCTCGTCAGCTCTGTGTCCGATAAACTGAACGCTCAATCCGAGGAATCGAGCCGAGCTGCTAGGCAAAAG CTTCGGGAGAGGTTGCTGGACATCATGATCGACGCAGTAAAAGAAGCTCCGTCCAGCACTCCAGAAGAAGTTCGCGTGATAGCAAGAGGACTCGCTGCTGTCGTCCAGAAGGGCACTGAGCTCAGCTCCTCTGCTCAG GAAGAGGCTTCTTTACTGTTCGTCGACCTGAGCTCGCATCTCCTGCTCATGGATGTGAACAAAAGCGAAGACAACATGAATGTAGTTCACGCCGCAGCCAGCAGCATTGTGGAGGGAGCAAGCGCCATCCTGGACTATTCTTCCAAT AAACTCGTCTCCGATGCCCTTCTCCTTTCTCTGAGCAACACGCAGAGTGCACTGTTGGCGTATAACAATGCCGACAAAGCGCCAATCATCATCCAACAAGCTcacgtgtctgtgtttgtaaatag CTTCACATTTTCTCTCCCAACTCTACCCTCCGATATACTACCTTCAGAAGAACCAGTGGATATACGA ATGCTGAGTTTAGGCAAAAACCCATTTTCCTGGAATGAGAGAGGGAACATCAGTGGCCCAATAggtgctctctccctctcgagAACAGATGGCTCCAGTATCCCTGTGGAGAACCTGAGCGAGGACATTAAG ATTCTTATGCCAAGGCCTGTTGGAGAGCAGGTGAACACCTCTTTTTTGGATCTGGGGAACTACAGCACGACGGCCATAAACGTTCCTTCAGGCAACACTACACTGGTGTTAAAG ATGGCGCCTTCAAAAGAGCCTTTGCCCTTCAAGCTGTTCCTCGGTCACATGGACTACCCCACTGAAACAAATCATGTTGCTATGACAGAGATGCCTCACCAGGGCGCAACACAAG AGGAGCGATACACTTGGCTACTCGACCCTGAGGATTTAAAGGGAAACAATGGAGTGCACTATCTTGTCGTGAGGCCCATTGTAGGTCCGGGTATAAAATCCATCAACGCCACACTATCAATAACCTCCTTCGCCGCCGCGTGTAAATTCTGGGATGAATCGGCATTGGAGTGGAGCACTTTTGGCTGCAGG GTCGGTGTTCATACCACACACTCAGTCACCCAGTGCCTCTGCAACCACCTCACCTTCTTCGGGGGCTCTTTCTTCGTCACTCCAAACCTCGTCGACGCGTCACGCACCGCCGAGCTCTTTGGGACTTTCACCGAAAACCCCGTGGTGGTCTGCTTTGTGGGGTCCCTCTTTGTGGCCTATCTCTTGGTGGTCGTGTGGGCACGACGGAAAGACATCCACGACACCGCCAAG GTGAAGGTAACTGTGCTGGAGGACAACGACCCCTTAGACGAGCACCGCTACCTGTTGAGTGTCAGCACTGGGCATCGGAGAGgagcctccacctcctcccag GTGACGATCACTCTGCTGGGTGCCGAGGGAACCAGTGAACCGCATCATCTGGAGGACCcgaagaaatgtgtgtttgagagggGCGCGGTGGATGTGTTCCTGCTAACGGCACCCTTCTCCCTGGGAGACCTGCAGGGCATCAGACTGTGGCACAACAACTCAGGAGGCCACCCTGCCTG GTATGTTGGCAACGTCGTGGTTCACGATGTACAGACGGGGCAGAAATGGCATTTTCTATGCAACTCCTGGCTGGCCATAGACATCGGCGACGGTTCCCTCGATAAGGTCGTTCCTGTTTCCACGGAGATGGATTTGAAGAGGTTCAG TAACTTGTTCTTCATGAAGACCGCAAAGGATTTCAGCGACGGACACCTCTGGTACTCTGTGATCAGTCGACCCCCGAGCAGCTCCTTCACGTGTGTTCAGAGGGTTTCCTGCTGCTTCGCACTGCTGCTCTGCACCATGCTGACCAGCATCATGTTTTATGGCATCCCGACGGATCCCTCGGAGCAGACCATGGACCTGG GTCACTTTGAGTTTACCTGGCAACAGTTCATGGTCGGAGTTCAGAGTTCCCTCATCATGTTTCCCATAAACATCCTCATCGTTAGCATCTTTCGAAACGCTCGTCCTCGAGAGACATCTTGTTGCAAGCGAAAAGCCAAAAAGACGGATGAGAATTCTTCCTCACAGGCGACCAGCGCCAGAAACGTTAATGTCACTGTAGATACCGTCGTTAAG ACCATGAAAAGCAACGCACCGTGCACAGAGTGTGAGTTTGGGCCTGGACAACAAGTTGATATCAATGCTGTTCTGTCCACGGTGGAGGACTTCATCAAACTCAATAACAAAACCATCGACGCAGCCCAGCCCAGAACgccaccag AGGGCAGTCCTGGGTCAACGGTGGAGGGGATTCAAAAGAAGAGCAACAAAAGCCAGCATCTGTACCAGCAGCTGTGCCACATTGACAAAGAGCTGAGCCTGCTGGGACCCTCGGGCTTCCCCAGCCCACACAGCTACAGCCGGGCCCTGCAGCAGATCCAGGGCATTAAGGGCTTTCTTGAAGACCAGCTCTTCACAGTCAGCTGCGTCAAACCGGACGAACTCACCCAGAAGAA GGGCTGCTGCCACGGAGGGCTACCCTGGTGGTTTGTGTTCGTGGGCTGGCTGCTCGTCATCGGATGCAGCTTTGTAGCGGGATATTACACGATGCTTTACGGGTTAAAATTTGGGAAGCAACGCTCTGTGAGCTGGTTGGTGTCCATGATTATCTCCTTTTTCCAGAGTGTCCTCGTCCTTCAGCCGTTGAAG ATGCTGTGTCTCGCGGTCTTCTTTGCACTTGTGATAAAGAAAGTCGAGGAGGACGATTTCCAAAATATGGAGTTTGAAAGAAATCTAG GTGATCGTAAGGAGCAACACGCGGTCACACGGGATCAGAGTCTCTACGAACCGCCTCCTGCCGCAGACGTCGAGGAGATGAGAAGGAAACAGATTGTGGAACAGAAAGCCTTCGCCCTCCTCAAAGAAATATTGA CCTACATGGGGTTCAtgtggatgctgctgctggtggcgTACGGCCAAAGAGATCCCAATGCCTTTCTCCTGAACCGTCACATCCGGGATAGCTTCGTTAACAAGACCTCAGGCAGCATGAGCCTTAGAGACGTGTTCACCTGGGCCAACACGTCGCTGTTAAGTAACCTTTTTGGAGACCGTGCAG GGTACATCACGGATGGAAACTCCAAGCTGGTGGGTAACGCTCGTCTTCGTCAACTGAGAGTGCTGAGGGACTCCTGTCAGATCGCAGGCCCCATGCTCCAGTTTGCACCGGACTGTAATGCTCCATATTCGTGGGAGGTGGAGGACATGGGCTCCTACGACACTGGCTGGAACCGCTCTGAGAGGGATAACACCTCTACCAGCCCGTGGACGTACCAGACGCAGTCTCAGCTCAGGGCTTATCCCATCTGGGGCAAAATGGTGCTCTACAGGGGAGGTGGCTATGTAGCAGAGCTCGGCCCGGATCTACAAAATGCCAGCAG CACCCTTGAGTACCTGTTCAGGAATACGTGGCTGGACGTGTACACAAGGGCGGTCTTTGCAGAGTTAACCGTTTATAACGCTAACGTGAACCTCTTCTGCATCGTCACACTCTTGCTGGAGACCACAGCTGTAG GAGCCTTTCAGTTCCACAGCGAGCTGCGGAGCGTCCGTCTTTACCAATCCACCGGTGGTCTTCACATCTTCGTTATGGCAGCTGAGATCATGTACCTGCTTTTCATCCTCTATTACATGTTCCTGCAG GGCAAATTAATGCAGCAGCAGCGCTGGTCTTACTTCAGGAGCAAGTGGAACCTTCTCATGCTGACGATCATCTTACTGAGCTGGAGTGCCGTGGCTGTCTTCGTCAAGAGGACCCTGCTCGGGAACCGCGACATGACCTACTACCAGAACCACAAGGACCA ATTTGCCAGTTTTTACGAGACGGCCACAGCGGACTCGGTGCTCCAGTACCTGATCGCCTTCTTGGTCCTGCTGGCCACCTTCCAAATGTGGCACCTGCTCAGACTGAACCCCAAGATGAACATGATCACCGCCGCGCTGCTGCGGGCCTGGAACGACATCTCCACTTTTCTTGTGGTCATTGTGATCCTGCTCGTGGCGTATTCCGTTGCG TCCAACGTGATCTATGGCTGGAAGATGTCCTCATACAGAACTTTGATGGATGCTCTCCTGACCGTCATCAGTATGCAGATAGGCATCTTTAACTATGACGAG GTCTTGGACAACAACCCCGTACTTGGCGGATTACTCTTTGGTTCCTGCGTCGTGTTGATGACGTTCGTGGTGCTCAATCTTTTCCTCTCGGTGATCCTGGTGGCGTTCCACGAGGAGCAGATACATCACAAG CCTTCAGACGAAGAGGAGATTGTCGACCTGATGCTGAAGAATATCTGCAGTTTCTTTGGGATCAGatataaagacacaaaagacaccCGGGGGCCCGATGTGAACGAGGACGCCGGCTTGGCCCTGAATAGAAGCCGAAATCCGCCTAACGATACCTAG